The segment TCatagaaaaaatttagatttcgtgtatattttttcaataaataaattaaaattaaaatcattcaCATTTGAACTAAAATGCCTTtggcttttttaatatttgtatgaacTGCTCTTTCTTAtgcaatgtttattttttctcttctttcctctatttttgctttaataaagGTCGTCGTGGTTGTGAAACTGCCGGTTCTAGTGATAATGTTGCATTTTTTGACGCACTAACTGCTGAGGATGATCATGCTCATTCCGCATCAGCAGCAGCCCTCGCCAGTGTTCTTCCCAACATTCATTCGTATGATAACAGTTCGAGCTATGAGTCCCTAGATTCTTTAAAAAGGCCAAAAGCTTCTATCGAGAAGATTGTAAACCCCCTAGGAACAGTCACCACTATCACATCTTGCCTAACTGCCGACgttaaaaccgatattttggaCGAAGTCGTTTCTCAGCTGGCTGCAGAAGATACCATTATACATGAAAACTGCGATGAAAGTCTGTTTCGTCCTGTAGTAGCCATATTTTGCGACGAGAAGGCTCTTCTTCAAAACAAGGAAGAATCTCGAAAAAACAATGAACAATATAAGGCTCCTGAAAACATAAGCAATAAACTTGTGGTACCAGTTATAGCCAAAGAAGTTAACGATGAACTTAATAAACGTGAAAAGGAAAAGACAAGTGTTACCAAATTTAATGCTGTAGTTTCAAAAAAAACGGGAAAAGAGCCATCAAATTCTGAAGAATTGCCATTATTGAATAAGAAAACATTAGAACAAAAAGacaatatttgtgaaaaaaatcataatcaaAATAGCAAATCTAAACGTTTACCAGAAAAAAATGTAAGTGAGATAAATAAAACATGCTCAAAAAATGAATCTTTTTCAAAAGGAACCTCATCTGGAATCATAAGCTCAAAGAAAGAtcaacaaacaaatgaaaaagctacattttcaattaaaacaaatgaacATCCAGCGGAATCTAAAAATCTTGATAAAGTTATTCGATCACAAATAGAACAAAAAGAAGATTTCAAAATGCAAACCCAAAAGGAATTAGAAAATTCAGATTTCTCTAAAGctgaaataaaattagaaaagcaagctaatttaaaagaattgcatgatgattcaaatttaaattatgatttGTCAAAGGCTGAAGCtaccataaaaaaagaaaaagttagaAATTTAAGTAGTCGTGAACAAAGCAAATATGAGCACATCAGGAATGTGGCTAAGATATCCAATGATCGTGTATGTCACGAATACATTAGCGAAGCAACCACCAATGTTAAATTAACTGCCAATATTACTCCCAAAGCAGACCAATTAGACGTTGCAGAAAATGTGATGGATAACGAAAACGTTGGAAACAATGGAAACTTAACATCTCAGAATTTAATCAAAAGGAACACTGCcacgaaagaaaaaataaataaaacaaagggTTCTAATAAACCTATCAAATCAGGAgttaatgacattttaataattaaaccaCAGAACGATCCCCAATCCAGTGATGATTTacttgaaattaagaaaaatgaaaaactaattaaggttactgaaaaatacaaaaatatggaAACAGATAATGAAAAGCCAGACAAAATTGCTACAAATATGGCTTTTAACAACAAACCTCAACCTAAAGACGTCGTTAAATTGCAAGATATGAGTGAGACTGAAAAAAGCCACATCAAAATTAAGAACAACGACAATCCAAACAATAGGAATAGCGTTGAATCGAGAaacagtgaaaaaaataaagaagtatCTAATGTAGATAACTCCACTGGCATTGTTATTTTAGGGAATAAAAAAATTGAGGTgcttaaacataataaaaatacgATATTAGATGACGTCAGTATAAATGAAGATTCTGACCAACAACACGCAAAATCAGAATATAAAGACACATCCCGTAAGACTAGGTCGGGCGCCAACGTATTGAGCACAGATTCCTCAGAAGTTTTGGATTATGATAGACAAATTTTAATTGGACTCgaaaagaatgaaaataatgatgaaagaaatattgaaatagtaaatttaaaaaaaaatgaaataaaaactgaagaaaaacttaaaaaaataagcaaaattagTGATGATTCGACCAAAAATCCAGCTAACGATGAAACTAACTTGAAGACAGTCAATATCCTTGTCCGTAAGGACTCCAAATCAACCAAAACTGGCAATGAACTTACACCAAAAAGAAGCATTAGCCAAGATTTGACTAATACTCAAAAAGAAATAGAATTATGTGatataaaacaagaaaacaaatcaCCATCAATTGGAACTAAGAACGACGCAACAGTACCAATATCGCCTAAAAAAAAAGGAAAGGTAATGTCCAAAGATGAACTGAAAAAAATCGttagtgtaaataaaaaaataccatcGGATTTAGAGACATATAACAAAGAGAATTCAAAAAATCCTGAAAAATGTTTGGAAAACAAGGATGTTGTTAAAGAGagcaatatatatttaaaaaacaagtcaagtgaaaaagaatttatcgaaaatactGTAGAAGtttgtgaaaaacaaaacatattattaaataaaatacaaaatccgCCCCATCAGCTGACATCTGCTTGGAAAACTTTAAGTGGTGCGGAAATGATAAGTAAAAATCTCGGCAAATCTGGTGACGATAACACAAAGATTCCCCAATTAGAAACTGAGGGCAAAATTATTTCTTCTGAGAAGTTGTTACCTGAACTTCCTACTCCAAGTAAtactgaaaaacaaaaaagatttgatgacttttctatattaaaatctTTGGATCCATTGCCACCGTTACCTGCTCTCGAGCCCCTGCAATTGATGTCGGAAAATAAAAATAGCCCCCTTATGGACataagtttaataaattttgagagTCCTTTGCAAGAAAAACCTGCATTGCATAACATAACACCTACTCCCCGAGGATTTACGGAAAAAAATCTAATTCTGGCTCTTTGTGGATCTCTACATTATGAAAATGAACATACTATTGGATCTACAGAGAATACAGACCTTTCGAGCGCATTTTCAAATCAGTCAAATCATTCTTCTGCAGCTTTTGATGAACCTTCGCTTGCTGACTATAAATCACTAAATGAGAATGAGGATCCCTACATGAGCTTGGAACAAAGTTCACAGGAAACAAACACGACTACAACCAATACAACCAATGAGAAGTTCTCTTCATCGACGTATTCTTCAGGATCGGAAGAAATTGTTATTATGGAGGAAAAGAAAGTGACAAAAAAGCAAAAGCGCAAAAAGCAGcaacaaataaaagaattgcaaaatcaaaaggaacaacaacaacatcaagaaATTGACGATGAAGAACTGCGACCTCTAATAGCCATGACAGAGTCTCATGTTGATCAGACAACTAATGTTATTGATGACACATTGTCAGCAACAATATCAAAATGTGGTAGTAACCAACCATTGAATACACAGTCACTTTTGCACTCGAATACTACAGATAGCGAGGGTCCCATGCCAGCAACAACATCTGACGATAATGTTTTTTCGATTCCCGTTGCAACAGTTCACAACCAAcataaaataaagacaaaaaagttagaacataaaattaatttgattgcCGCAATTGAAGCCGCAACATCTTCGTCAACATCATCAGCAGAAGAGAGTGGTGTTGAATTAGGAAGTCGTTCCTCTCACGACATTGACGAATCTTTGATCTCTGTAGCAAGTAGTATATCTACTTCTATCATACCTCTTCCCATTGTGACGACGCCTCAAACAACAGTGGGGGccataaaaaagaaatctaaaagACGCAAGAGATAAGAATTAgccatttgtttgttttgtatttcttgtttaatatttatttattacttctATAACGTATATTTAAGATATTACATAGAATCTACAAACAGTTACGATACATCGAAATCATTTAAAGAACCATTCTTGGCGAATGAATAAAATGTACATtgaattaatatatgtatatgtaatgtTCATAAAATCGATACCCTCTGTATGTAAAGCAAAATCCTTTTTTTACCACTCTCAAAATATACCTTACATTGTTTTATGCcgattctaaaaatattttggaccAAATTTAAGAGGGgtatttttattcattcattccatTCATGAAATCGGGGTAATAAGTTTCATTTTATAACCGtctttaatttcatatacataGTTGAGTTTGTAACAAAACAtcatattttgttgattttttattaacaagttagttgttgttgttgtaacagctcgactgtggccgatagttctttcctggggaaaaagctttcggttgatacagctgtcgctgggttaacaatctttggccgggtgtgactcgggtcgttccggagcgaagatccaattgtcgtgggaacgtaaCAAGTTAGTTGTCTCTGTTGCttgttgaacaatttcgtaaaaaaacaccctatttgttaaaaatttgtatataattaagcATAATTTGGATTTAATTAAAAGGGGTTTCTACAGCCGCGTAATTAAtagttatattaataatatttacatttgtcacaaaacatacattttgaggtacatattttatgaaaatacaaatgtttaaaacagatttttataacataaaataatttggGTATAATCATAGACATAACATATTTTAAGaatcattataaaacaaaacaaggtaaatatgtattaagagaaatatagaaaaaatattttgtgtgtcGGTCTAATCAGGGGTGTTATTTTGTAACTcgattcgattttttttttcgaatttgtgtgttaaatacattgtgtttcgaaaactttttctttcgaatcgaaATACAGGAGTAAGCCCCCTGTATACTTATGAATACATGTACATAAAAATGCCTTGTCGGATTTTTACTtaacttaaaactaacttaTTGTTAACCAGTGACTCAAAAGCTAACATTTGGCTTGCAAATTCCTATTCATTTACACTAGTTTCCGCTAACCAGAAGTTACCTCACTATGAGTTAGCTCCTGatgcatattatatttttatatttcttctttaCCAAATGATTATTGATTATATGTGCAATCAATATGCAGCAAGATTTCCTCCTattatcttatattttatattcctGAAACAGTTATTCAACGAGTTTACTAATCTAGGtcgtcaaatttttaaattatgtattcaaaatattttgccaGCATTACTAAAGGATGATGTAAAATTtatccaaattaaaaaaaaaaaatagttttggttGCAATTTGTACCAGTCATAAATCACACACCCAGTACAAAAATGACTGAACTCAAAGTTTTCGTCACTACAAAGTATGTCAAAGTCATGtcgatttttcaaaattaagttcCAAGGAttttaagatattaaaataaTCGATTAATCAAAAAATGGTATTTTATTTCGTaagttttaacttttgtttGTGGAAAATTATTGAAGCTATTAAAATAATCTCTGGtcataagaaaaattaatgaaaacaagGCCAATGATTCTAAATTCTATGTGCTAATATATTAAGTTCCAAATATaccaaaaaactaataaaattactGAGTTTAGTCACTTTTGTATTGGGTGTCTGAATTTTTTAGTTCTATCGGTCAAGAAATGCCGGAGTTAGTGGGGTTAAAGTTGAGGTTCGGTTGCTATTAACCATAACCATAAGGGTGATATTGAGTTACACAATCATAAAATTCGCCAGAAAGGCttgaacaaaaaatacaaaagcaaacagactaatataattaaaatactaagggcgggtttcttactaatcagataaactaggcttaacttgctgttagatttaACTCgctgattgtgtttttcagttatggatctgAGATCTgataactttgttagtattgccaatttttccgtcaaaaacataaacaatgaacagcttttgtaaaataaaaaattttagaaaaaatatatatacacatttaaaataattactattttcttaaaaaattaagtttttgttcttctgaattcattattttattatttttgttaattgtgttttctcacttataacttcattttaattggccaataacactaagttaaactaagataataagtaacgttactgattactgaaaaacacaaatcaTAGGGTAAGATTGGATTTTAAACAACTTTGTTTACAGCCAAGTTGCGTATATTACACACAAATGTTACAATTATGAAAACAATatcttaataaaactatattttgtaaaacaaatttttgagtAAAGATGGTAGCGTGTGCGTATAGTtgcaatttaaatgtaaaatttttcttattttttataataaataaaaatttcaaatttcagtttttttttgtttttaacgcACACACGATGTAACTTGCTCTGCGGTCACCATAAAATgaagagtaaaataaaataatgttgtacattattaaagttaacataaacttttataattttatcacAGTTCAAGTATAACGAATATATAGTTTACTTACAGCCTTATTTATATAGCCCAGGGGGTTACACTTTCCTTTCGATTCGAAAGgaaaagtttttgaaacaatatatttaacatataaattcgaaatgtttttctttcgaatcgaaATACAGAGTAACCCCTAGGACAATAAGCCGAAATAAGAGCATACTGGGGAGTTTAGATAGCTAATTAAATGTTTGCTCAGAGCATTGTCTTGGGGTCCTAATAGAAatttcttatatacatatgtatatgtatataagtaatttctatacaaattactaataaagataaaaacatgaaattatgagTCAGAAACtccatattataaaattttttactctgACATTTTATTGTAAGAATACTGTTATTCTTATCTTTCAGTTGATACTCATACTGACCTACTAGATCAAAcccaatttaaaattatttatacttaCTCTTTCtttcaaactttaaagtccttttaaagaaagaaacaatgggaaaataaaaaagaacaaaaatgtaGTATAACTAATATTGTACGGAGTAATCTTTATTCATTTAGCTATCTTAAATTCCGCAGCAGAATTATTATTTTCGTGGgctaatattaataatttttagagggttataaatttaaatacaaattaattctATAAacctattattatttataagacCATtagaatttaagtaaatgtaacaTGAAATTGTcacaatttatattatttaaattatgctttaaatatgtttatatggtTTAACAGATACGCACATAGATGTGTGCATATCGTTGAAATAATAGCAGTTTTCACTCTTGGTATATTTGGTATATTTAATGGCCTATTATATTTACACTGACTTTTTTCAAACTATGTAATACAGCCGGTTTTCTTActacacaaaaaataaattcaatgtaAAGTTTTAACGATTATCACGAAATCCTTGAAAGAGTTTCAAGGATTGgtttttcatcaaattttgaagtacttcgaatatgtttttttgtagtgacttttctatATCTCTTCCCCCATTTATAACTGTGTTTTCCTTTGTAAGGATatgtttggtttataaaagcgaaaagtGTGAAtaagatgtcgtttgtaaagtatgacatcaattattttttgcttggAAGTTTTTACATcttcttttatattaaagatattttaaacttgttttttttttgttgaggcAATGGTTGTATTAAGCAAAAAAGATGTTTACATTCTGTTTCcaaatttataattacaaagaaaaaactatattaGAACATCCCAGACACacccaaagattgtcaactttaaatttgtaattttcattAGACTATTTCACGGCCATTTCTAAAGATTATCTACAGCagtatcaacaaaaaatattttcctaaaatatgCAAAGAACTcggttttttgagaaaatgcTTCTTATTTTCTCATTTCTGGACACGtccttttttttgatttttttgctttatatttttgtaaatttatattttttatattttttaattttatgccgATCAACTGTTTATTTTGTTGGTAAATCAACCAAGCTAATCTACTAGACCTTTTTTATGGTATTTATAGTACAgcgatatatatttaaaataaatatattttgttgttgcgtTGATGTAAATAGTATTATCTTTAATATAGTTACCATACTTAACATGGTTACAAGGGTACTTTACTACCAAGAATGAAAACCgctattgtaaaaataattgctCCTATTCTGAATTTCAATtggaatcgaaattttctttgtttgacaactttggtattctgcatttcgatttgACTCTCCGCGAcataaacaattaacaaaaacgtaattacgatcgaaatgcagaatacacacaatcgtaaagcattgatacgaaatggaattgcttcttctttttcttacgattcagtttttttaatACCTTTTTGCGATcatgcgtaaacgtaatcgaaatgcagaataggggtgaatgtaagttaattttttgtacattaagacattgatatattttatttgtcgATTGAAGTTGTAGTAAATTATTTTGGTAGTTAAAtgtattgtgtttttatttatttgtttgtgttaatCATACAGTATTTAtcgtttgtttaaataaaaatataccaaataataaaattttcagattatgactatagtaaaaaaataaataaagtattttaactGGTATTTGATAAtcttaatttttgttcattttttaaatgtaaataataattaagttacgAAAATAAGAAgcattgaaataataataaatttcggAACATAAGAGTATATtgcgaattttatttatatctataATCCTGG is part of the Lucilia cuprina isolate Lc7/37 chromosome 3, ASM2204524v1, whole genome shotgun sequence genome and harbors:
- the LOC111678935 gene encoding CAP-Gly domain-containing linker protein 1 gives rise to the protein HHLYILHRGDTSAKVQNITLTLDSRWVAVSTLRGTTHVFPITPYGGAMGVRTHTSLHVVNKLSRFHRSAGLSAEGRSNSPISHSESTTFTQSLQPYHNSTLPPFPRPTVVMPLAQLRQPFALGSPPGSSTLAGVKSVTGSSGSGSQRQRLSSLSDDNGKPLSVCAIFAKSRSWLLDPPNVTREAPHRIQRKAVDSLFVMAGHGALIQYDLDTKLVSNVAKEKICDDTPIELEVEAKAQWNLGRRKEGSQEIMPPLSADNWLIKNRNSCMLTDSTRQYDDSDDRSESWLAQVEIITHAGPHRRLWMGPQFVFKTYNTPSGSNLSHVEIEAVEIGTSKSSTNSTSEKIDHSSPLNMPLNATGRSSAVPVLIESGSYSSIEQSPKLMDRFRHDHLDSDFSIAHGDSRLKEDLADAMRESPSATASSKDSGRRGCETAGSSDNVAFFDALTAEDDHAHSASAAALASVLPNIHSYDNSSSYESLDSLKRPKASIEKIVNPLGTVTTITSCLTADVKTDILDEVVSQLAAEDTIIHENCDESLFRPVVAIFCDEKALLQNKEESRKNNEQYKAPENISNKLVVPVIAKEVNDELNKREKEKTSVTKFNAVVSKKTGKEPSNSEELPLLNKKTLEQKDNICEKNHNQNSKSKRLPEKNVSEINKTCSKNESFSKGTSSGIISSKKDQQTNEKATFSIKTNEHPAESKNLDKVIRSQIEQKEDFKMQTQKELENSDFSKAEIKLEKQANLKELHDDSNLNYDLSKAEATIKKEKVRNLSSREQSKYEHIRNVAKISNDRVCHEYISEATTNVKLTANITPKADQLDVAENVMDNENVGNNGNLTSQNLIKRNTATKEKINKTKGSNKPIKSGVNDILIIKPQNDPQSSDDLLEIKKNEKLIKVTEKYKNMETDNEKPDKIATNMAFNNKPQPKDVVKLQDMSETEKSHIKIKNNDNPNNRNSVESRNSEKNKEVSNVDNSTGIVILGNKKIEVLKHNKNTILDDVSINEDSDQQHAKSEYKDTSRKTRSGANVLSTDSSEVLDYDRQILIGLEKNENNDERNIEIVNLKKNEIKTEEKLKKISKISDDSTKNPANDETNLKTVNILVRKDSKSTKTGNELTPKRSISQDLTNTQKEIELCDIKQENKSPSIGTKNDATVPISPKKKGKVMSKDELKKIVSVNKKIPSDLETYNKENSKNPEKCLENKDVVKESNIYLKNKSSEKEFIENTVEVCEKQNILLNKIQNPPHQLTSAWKTLSGAEMISKNLGKSGDDNTKIPQLETEGKIISSEKLLPELPTPSNTEKQKRFDDFSILKSLDPLPPLPALEPLQLMSENKNSPLMDISLINFESPLQEKPALHNITPTPRGFTEKNLILALCGSLHYENEHTIGSTENTDLSSAFSNQSNHSSAAFDEPSLADYKSLNENEDPYMSLEQSSQETNTTTTNTTNEKFSSSTYSSGSEEIVIMEEKKVTKKQKRKKQQQIKELQNQKEQQQHQEIDDEELRPLIAMTESHVDQTTNVIDDTLSATISKCGSNQPLNTQSLLHSNTTDSEGPMPATTSDDNVFSIPVATVHNQHKIKTKKLEHKINLIAAIEAATSSSTSSAEESGVELGSRSSHDIDESLISVASSISTSIIPLPIVTTPQTTVGAIKKKSKRRKR